A region from the Paraburkholderia youngii genome encodes:
- the tsf gene encoding translation elongation factor Ts yields MAAITASMVAELRAKTDAPMMECKKALTEADGDLARAEELLRVKLGNKASKAASRVTAEGVVASFIGGNAGSLVELNCETDFVSKNDDFLAFSKKVAELVATQNPADVAALSALPLDGSTVDAVRLALVGKIGENMSIRRFERFETANKLAAYLHGTRIGVLVEYTGADEQVGKDVAMHIAAMKPVSLSSDDVPADLIAKERSIAEQKAAESGKPAEIVAKMVDGSVQKYLKEVSLLNQTFVKNDKQTIEQMLKAASSSVQKFALFVVGEGIEKKQDDFAAEVAAQVAAAKQQ; encoded by the coding sequence ATGGCGGCAATTACCGCAAGCATGGTTGCAGAACTGCGCGCGAAGACCGACGCGCCGATGATGGAATGCAAGAAGGCGCTGACGGAAGCCGACGGCGATCTGGCGCGCGCTGAAGAGCTGCTGCGTGTGAAGCTCGGCAACAAGGCGAGCAAGGCGGCATCGCGCGTGACGGCTGAAGGCGTGGTCGCATCGTTCATCGGCGGCAACGCTGGTTCGCTCGTCGAGCTGAACTGCGAAACCGACTTCGTCTCGAAGAACGACGACTTCCTCGCGTTTTCGAAGAAGGTCGCCGAGCTCGTCGCGACGCAAAACCCGGCTGACGTCGCCGCGCTGTCGGCGCTCCCGCTCGACGGCTCGACCGTCGACGCAGTCCGTCTCGCGCTGGTCGGCAAGATCGGCGAAAACATGTCGATCCGCCGCTTCGAGCGCTTCGAAACCGCCAACAAGCTGGCCGCGTACCTGCACGGCACGCGCATCGGCGTGCTGGTCGAGTACACCGGCGCGGACGAGCAGGTCGGCAAGGACGTGGCGATGCACATCGCCGCGATGAAGCCGGTTTCGCTGTCGTCGGACGACGTTCCGGCGGACCTGATCGCCAAGGAGCGCAGCATCGCTGAACAGAAGGCTGCCGAATCGGGCAAGCCGGCTGAAATCGTCGCCAAGATGGTCGATGGCAGCGTGCAGAAGTACCTGAAGGAAGTTTCGCTGCTGAACCAGACGTTCGTTAAGAACGACAAGCAGACGATCGAACAGATGCTGAAGGCGGCTAGCTCGAGCGTGCAGAAGTTCGCACTGTTCGTGGTCGGCGAAGGCATCGAGAAGAAGCAGGACGACTTCGCTGCGGAAGTGGCCGCTCAGGTCGCTGCTGCAAAGCAACAATAA
- the pyrH gene encoding UMP kinase, translating to MPTAYKRVLLKLSGEALMGDDAFGINRATIERMVADVAEVVRLGTQLAVVIGGGNIFRGVAGGAAGMDRATADYMGMLATMMNALALQDAMRHAGIEARVQSALRMDQVVEPYIRPRAIRQLEEGKVVIFAAGTGNPFFTTDTAAALRGSEIGAEVVLKATKVDGVYSADPKKDSSATRYTTISFDEAIGRNLQVMDATAFALCRDQKLPIRVFSIVKPGALKRIVLGEDEGTLVHV from the coding sequence ATGCCCACTGCCTATAAACGCGTCCTGCTCAAACTCTCCGGTGAAGCTCTGATGGGCGACGATGCCTTCGGCATCAATCGCGCGACCATCGAACGAATGGTGGCGGACGTGGCCGAAGTGGTCCGTCTAGGAACGCAGTTGGCCGTGGTGATCGGTGGCGGCAATATCTTCCGCGGCGTCGCGGGCGGCGCGGCGGGTATGGACCGCGCGACTGCCGACTACATGGGTATGCTCGCCACGATGATGAACGCGCTGGCGCTGCAGGACGCGATGCGCCATGCTGGCATCGAGGCGCGCGTGCAGTCCGCGCTGCGCATGGACCAGGTCGTCGAGCCGTATATCCGGCCCCGCGCGATCCGCCAGCTCGAGGAAGGTAAGGTCGTGATTTTCGCGGCCGGTACCGGCAACCCGTTCTTCACAACCGACACGGCCGCTGCATTGCGCGGCTCGGAAATCGGCGCGGAAGTGGTGCTGAAGGCAACCAAGGTGGACGGCGTCTATTCGGCCGACCCGAAGAAGGATTCGAGCGCGACCCGTTACACCACGATCAGCTTCGACGAGGCAATCGGCCGCAATCTGCAGGTGATGGACGCGACGGCTTTTGCGCTGTGCCGCGACCAGAAGCTGCCGATCCGCGTGTTTTCGATCGTCAAACCCGGTGCGCTGAAGCGCATCGTGCTAGGTGAGGACGAGGGCACCCTCGTCCACGTGTAA
- the frr gene encoding ribosome recycling factor, whose product MSVADIRKGAEQKMQRSIDAFKNDLSKIRTGRAHTGLLDHIQCDYYGSPVPISQVANLTLIDARTIGVQPWEKKMVQVVEKAIRESDLGLNPATHGDVIRVPMPALTEERRRELTKVVRSEAETAKVAVRNLRRDANEQLKKLVKDKEISEDDERRAGDDVQKLTDKFVAEIDKLVTTKEAEIMTV is encoded by the coding sequence ATGTCTGTGGCTGATATCAGGAAGGGCGCTGAACAGAAGATGCAGCGCTCCATCGACGCGTTCAAGAACGACCTGTCGAAGATCCGCACTGGCCGTGCGCACACGGGCCTGCTCGATCATATCCAGTGCGACTACTACGGCTCGCCGGTGCCGATTTCGCAGGTCGCGAACCTGACGCTGATCGACGCTCGCACGATCGGCGTGCAGCCGTGGGAAAAGAAGATGGTTCAGGTCGTCGAAAAGGCGATCCGCGAGTCGGACCTCGGTCTGAACCCGGCCACGCACGGCGACGTGATTCGCGTTCCGATGCCCGCGCTGACCGAAGAACGTCGCCGCGAGCTGACCAAGGTCGTGCGCAGCGAAGCCGAAACGGCCAAGGTGGCCGTGCGCAACCTGCGTCGCGACGCCAACGAGCAACTGAAGAAGCTCGTCAAGGACAAGGAAATTTCGGAAGACGATGAGCGTCGTGCCGGCGACGACGTCCAGAAGCTGACGGACAAGTTCGTCGCCGAAATCGACAAGCTCGTCACGACGAAAGAAGCCGAGATCATGACGGTCTGA
- the uppS gene encoding polyprenyl diphosphate synthase yields the protein MTYTSSTVRVPEVAAVPRHIAIIMDGNGRWATQRRLPRVAGHTRGVDAVRAAVEACARRGVEYLTLFAFSSENWRRPNEEVSFLMRLFVTALEREIGKLHANGIRLRVVGDLERFDDKIRDLIKRAETKTARNTRLTLTIAANYGGRWDIMQATRKLVEQAAAAGKPVEVNEDAFAEHLSMAYAPEPDLFIRTGGERRVSNFLLWQLAYTEFYFTDTFWPDFDADALGHAIASYAERERRFGRTSAQLEPQSQNVDSLPC from the coding sequence ATGACCTATACCAGCTCAACCGTGCGCGTGCCTGAAGTCGCCGCGGTGCCGCGACATATCGCGATCATCATGGATGGCAACGGCCGTTGGGCCACCCAGCGGCGTCTGCCGCGCGTGGCGGGCCATACGCGCGGCGTCGACGCGGTGCGGGCGGCCGTCGAGGCGTGCGCGCGGCGGGGCGTCGAATATCTGACGCTGTTCGCGTTCAGTTCGGAGAACTGGCGCCGTCCGAACGAGGAGGTGTCGTTCCTGATGCGCCTGTTCGTCACCGCGCTCGAGCGCGAGATCGGCAAGCTGCACGCGAACGGCATCCGTTTGCGCGTGGTCGGCGATCTCGAGCGTTTCGACGACAAGATCCGTGATCTGATCAAGCGCGCGGAGACCAAGACCGCGCGCAATACCCGTCTTACGCTGACCATCGCCGCGAACTACGGCGGTCGCTGGGACATCATGCAGGCCACCCGCAAGCTCGTCGAGCAGGCGGCTGCGGCCGGCAAACCGGTCGAGGTCAACGAGGACGCGTTCGCCGAGCATCTGTCGATGGCTTATGCGCCCGAGCCCGACCTGTTCATCCGCACCGGCGGCGAGCGCCGCGTCAGCAACTTCCTGCTGTGGCAGCTCGCCTACACCGAGTTCTATTTCACCGACACGTTCTGGCCGGATTTCGACGCCGACGCGCTCGGTCATGCCATCGCTTCGTACGCCGAGCGGGAACGCCGCTTCGGCCGCACCAGTGCTCAGCTCGAGCCGCAATCGCAGAACGTCGATTCGCTTCCA